Within Enterobacter sp. RHBSTW-00175, the genomic segment GTGCCGGTTAACCGGCGGCCCGTCATGAATTTTGATTTGATAGTTCGCGCCACTGCGCGCCAGCTCCATATGCTTGTCGCCCGGCGCGATATACGCGTGCCCCGGAAGAACACGTTCGCCGTCCTCCGCCTCTTTCACGCTTATCTGACACAATTTGTTCAGACGTTCCGCGAACGAGCGGGTAAAGCCTGGCGGCATATGCTGCGTAATAAGAATACCTGGGCTTGAAAGCGGCAATGGCTGGAGTACATGGCGAATTGCCTCTGTTCCCCCGGTTGATGCACCAATCACCAGCAGTTTTTCCGAGCTGAGTAACGGGCCAGCCTTCAGTGTTGCCGGTACTGCGGTCGGTGTATGAGCCGCCAGCTTTGCGCGCGATGCAGTGCGGATTTTCTCGGCGATCATCTCGCTGTAGGCCAGCATCCCTTCCCGGATACCCAGTTGAGGTTTGGTGACAAAATCCACCGCCCCCAGCTCCAGCGCGCGCAGCGTGATTTCGGATCCTTTCCCCGTCAGGGATGACACCATCACCACCGGCATCGGGCGCAGACGCATTAATTTTTCCAGAAAATCGATGCCATCCATGCGCGGCATTTCGACATCCAGCGTTAGCACGTCGGGGTTATATTTTTTGATTAAATCCCGCGCAACTAACGGATCAGGCGCTGTTGCCACCATCTCCATATCGCTGTGGCTATTGATAATTTCAGTCATGATCTGGCGCATCAGCGCCGAATCATCGACAGACAACACCCTGATTTTACTCATGCTTTTTCCTTACTCAGCGCATATACCGTTTGCCCACGCAGGCTAAACTCACGCACGAGGTTGCTAAAGTTTTCCGAGTGCCCGGCAAACAGTAAACCGTCAGGCTTGAGCAACGGAACAAAGCGACGCAGAATGTCCTGTTGCGTCGTTTTATCAAAATAAATCATCACGTTACGGCAAAAAATGGCGTCAAAAGGCCCCGGAACGTTGTACTGCTTATCCAGCAGGTTTACAGAGGTGAACTCCACGCAGTTCGCCAGCTCCTGGCGAACGCGCACCAGCCCTTCATGCGGGCCCGTACCGCGCATGAAGTAACGCTGGAGCTGCTGAGGCGAGAGCGTCTTCAGTTCATCCTGGCGATAGACCCCGTTACGGGCTTTCTCCAGCACTTCGGTGTCGATATCACTGGCGAACACTTTCCAGCGCCCTGGCGCCATCCCCAGCGTGATCGCCAGCGAGTACGGCTCTTCCCCGGTTGAGGCTGCCGCACTCCAGACGCGATACTCTCCGCTACGACGACGCGCATGATCCGCCAGCACCGGAAAGTGGTGCCCTTCGCGGAAAAACGCGGTCAGGTTAGTGGTTAATGAGTTAATAAATGCCTGCCATTCCGCGCTGTTCTGGTTCGCTTCGAGCATACTCAGATAGCGGCCAAAATCATCCAGCCCGAGAGTGCGCAAGCGCCGCACCAGCCGGTTGTAAACCATGTCTCGCTTATGATCGGCAAGCACGATCCCCGCACGCTGGTAGATTAACTGACATATCCGACGAAAATGCGCGTCGGACAGCGCGAGGCGCTGTGTCATCTGTAACAGTAATGACGTTTGCCCTGAGGGCATTGGTGATGTCATAGCGCCTTCTTAATCACATTCAGGTTCCAACTGGCACGGCCTGCGACCGCCCGACTTCTGTTACTGCTTCAACGTGCTCATTTACATTAAATACCGCGACCAGGCCGGTTAAGTGATCGGCCTGGTTTGCCAGCTGATCGGTTGCCGCGGCCGCCTCTTCCACAAGTGAGGCGTTCTGCTGTGTCACCTGATCCATCTGGCTGACAGCCTGGGCTACCTGCTCAATCCCGCGACGTTGTTCATCTGACGCGGAGGCAATCTCACCCATGATGTCGTTAACCCGGGTCACTGAGGTGACAATCTCGGTCATCGTTTTTGCTGCCGTGTCCACCAGCGCAGAGCCTTGCTCAACGCGAGACACCGACTCTTCAATCAGTACCTTAATCTCTTTCGCCGCGTTGGCACTGCGGCTTGCCAGGTTACGGACTTCACCGGCGACGACCGCAAACCCGCGCCCCTGTTCCCCTGCGCGCGCTGCCTCAACGGCGGCGTTCAGGGCCAGAATGTTGGTCTGGAAAGCAATACCGTCAATCACGCTGATAATGTCGCCAATTTTCTGAGAACTGGCGGCTATCTCATGCATAGTGCTGGCAACGTGAGTCGCCTGGTCGCCCCCTTTCTTCGCCGTTTGCGCGGCCTGTTTTGACAGGTCCGATGCCTGGCGCGCGTTATCGGCGTTCTGGCTTACCGTCGCCGTCAGTTGCTCCATGCTGGCGGCCGTTTGTGCCAGCGAGGCCGCCTGTTGCTCGGTTCTTGAAGAGAGATCGTTATTGCCTGCCGCAATCTCTGAAATCCCGGTGTGCATGGCATAACTGCCCTGACGCACATCGGTCACTGTTTCACGCAGTGACCCCTGCATCGCCTTCAGGCTGGCGAAGATCGCCGAAATCTCGTTCTTACCGTACACCGCAACCGGGCGCGCCAGGTTGCCCTTCGCGATGCTGTCGAAATGGCTGCTGATGATCGCCAGCGGTTGCACAATCATCCTGCGCGACCAGAACAGTGCCCCTCCGGTCAGCAATGCCGCCAGAATCACCACCACGGTAAAAATCACGCCGGACATGTGGTAGCTGGTGCGGCTGTCTGCCTCCGCACGCTCAACAAACTGGTTGATGTCCTGCTGCCATGCGTTAAAGCTGCCATCAAAGGCCGCCTGTGATTCCTGCACTGGCGCAGTCATAAAATCAGAAAGCTGGTTGTTCTCAAGCCACGTCGCCTGGTGATCCAGATCGCTGTGCCACTGCTCAAAGTTCTTCTTCATGGTGACTTTCAGCGTTTTGCCCTTCTCGCTGACAGCCTCCTGAGACGTGAAGGCTTTAAACTGCGCGTCAGCCTGTTTAAGGCTGTCGCGCGCCGTTGCCATCAGTGCCTTAATGTCATCCGGCGGATAACTTAACGCGGTCAACGTCCCCGCCTTGTTCAGCGCAGTGCTTGCCTGCAACAGCACGGCACGTGTTTGTGCCAGTGCGGAGCGCTGTTGATTACTCGCCTCAACTTCCTGCAAATTCTGATAGCCATCGCGAAACGCCCAAAAAGACAACCCGTTACTGCCAACCTGCAACACACCGCAAAGGATCAGAATCAAAAACAGTGTGGTCGAGATACGAATACGATTTAACATCCACGCTCCCATTAAGCGGCAAGTAGCCGCGGTTTAAAGTTCAGTCAAAATGTTTCCCAGTTTTCATCTTGTCCGGTCGTCACGGTGCGGGTGCGAGCCGCTGCCGGGGCAGTCGCTGACCCACTGTGCATTGCACGCGTGATGGCCGTATTTGTCGTTTTTGAAGCAAGACGGAACGCCGAGACGGCCATCTTCAGACGGCTCGCCTGGTCTTCCAGTGCAGCCGCCGCCGTGGCGGACTCCTGCACCAGCGCGGCGTTTTGCTGTGTCACGCGATCCATTTCAGATACCGCCAGGGCGACCTGGTCAATACCACGACTCTGCTCATCCGATGCAGAGGCGATTTCACCCATGATGTCCGTTACGCGGGTAACGGCATTCACGATGTCATTCATGGTTTCCCCTGCGCTTTCAACCAGCACGGAGCCGGTATCCACACGGGAAACAGAATCTTCAATCAGCGCTTTAATCTCTTTCGCCGCGTTGGCACTGCGGCTTGCCAGGTTGCGCACTTCACCGGCCACCACCGCAAACCCGCGGCCCTGTTCACCGGCACGCGCCGCTTCAACGGCGGCGTTCAGCGCCAGGATGTTGGTCTGGAAGGCAATACCATCGATAACACTGATGATGTCGGCGATTTTCTTCGAGCTGTCGGCGATTTCATGCATGGTTTTCACCACGCCATCCACCACACGACCACCGCGCTGTGCGGTGTCGGAAGCGCTTTCGGCAAGCTGAGAAGCCTGACGGGCGTTATCCGCGTTCTGCTTCACGGTCGCGGTTAACTCTTCCATGCTGGCTGCCGTCTCTTCCAGCGCCGAAGCTTGCTGTTCGGTACGAGAAGAAAGGTCATTGTTGCCCATCGCAATTTCGCTGGTGCCGGTATAGATGGCATCCGATCCCTGACGCACATTGGTCACGGTATCAATCAGCGAGCGCTGCATGTGGTCAACGGTGTTCGCCAGCTCCGTGATTTCATTACGCCCGGATACGGTAAGCGTTTTGGTCAGATCGCCGCTGGCGATTTCACGGATATGGGCAATCACGCGGCCCAGTGGATTCAGCAGAATGTGGCGAATGCCATACCACACGCCAACCAGCACAATCACCAGCGCCAGCGCCAGTACGGCCATCTGCCATTTGGCGAAGCGGTAATCGTTCTGACTTTCCGTAAAGGAGGTGTGATACAGGTCGCTACTGGCTTTGGCGTATTCACCCAGCGCTGCACCGAGGGCGTTTTGCATCCCCTGGGTTGGCTGCGCGAAGTAGGCATCCATGTTGCCGCTTTCCAGGAACTGAATAAGCTCCGTCAGGCCCGCGAAGTAGGCCGTGTATTTCTCATCAATGTTGCTGCTCACCTGCTCCATTGCAGGCTGCGGGGCAATTTTTTTGAAGGCGTCGTAGTGTTTCGCGGCGTCGGCAAGCGTTGCGCGGGCATTTTTCAGCAGATCCGTTTTCGCGGTGCTCTGCTGGTTATTGGGGTCCATCATCATGCGGGCAGAAGAGCGGCTCAGGTTAATGCGCGTTTGCAGCATCAGATCCCAGGTCGATGTCAGCTCGCTTTGTTGCAAACGCAGATCGTTTGATGCGGCAAAGCTGTCCTGATTATTTTTTAACGACGAGAAAAAAAGCCCGCCTGAAATGAGCTGAAGAAGCGCGAAAATGACCAGCACCATCATGAGCATTGTGACAACGCGGATACGGTTCAACATACAACACCTTCTCATAGATTTATTAACGGTGTTATCGGCACCGACCACAGGAACTTTACATTTGCGAAAGGGAAAAGCGCCGGTTAAAACGCCACGTCGACAATTAGCGTATCGCTGTAGGTCCCGGCAGGTGGGGTAGTCTGGTTGGTGAGCACTTTGGCCGTGTAGTTATAGGTACGCAGCAGGCCGTCAGTGCTCAGCTGTGAAGAGGCTGAGCTGGCCCAGCGCTCGGTGCCGCTGCCGCCCCAGCGGCTGGTGGTCGCTTCTTTGTAGATGTCGTAACTCATATAGTTACTGCCGCTAACCATACGACGCACATTGTTCAGCGCGTTGGCACCATCGTTAATTCCTATGGTGTAAGTGCTGCCTTTGGTGCAGGTCACGGCGATGGCTTGCGAAATGGTGGGGAAATTTTGTACCAGCGGCGCACTGTTGAAGTTCACGTCCGGCGTAGTCATGGCGCTACAGTCGTTGGTCACGGTCATGTTGAGCAGAAGACTTGTCGTCGCCGTCCCCGTTTGTGGCGTAGTGCACAGCCCCAGAACCCCCACCGAACAGACATTGTAGTTAATGCTGAAGGTCAACAGCACCTGATACGGCCCGGCCGTCACGTTTTGCCCGGCCACGGTTCGGAAATAGAGCGGAATGTTGTACTGCTTCGACCCCAGCAGCCCCAACAGCGTGTTACCACTCCAGGTGTAGGTCTTGCTGATTTGCACTTCACTGTTGCTTGCACAGCCCGATAAACCGCACAGCCGCGTGGGGATCACGTCGGTGATGGTTGCGTTGTCGGTGCGTTTCATCGTGGCGCGGCTGTTACCGGATACCGAAGCCGACGTGTAGCTCAGCGTCACCGAATCGTTAGTCAACAGATTGAGTATCGCATCACAGGAAACCACCAGAGTGCCGGTAGTTTCCACCTCCCCGGTTCCGCTAAGGGAAAATGACCCTACGCTGCCAAATGCAGCATTCACAGTACTGATGGTACACACCGCCACACTGCCGCCGGAAAAGAGCAGCATAATCACCAGCAGCAGGCGCTTCATGGCCTCTCCCGGCACACCAGTGGCCCATAGGTTTGCAGCTTATGATCCGGGTTTGCACCAATGGTCAGCGTCGCCGTGCAGTGTTTGCCTTCCGGGGTGGTAATATCCAGCGGATTCACGTCGCTGAGATTTTCCAGCCAGGCAATGCCGTCATACCCCACCACCGCATTGCTGCGCGAGGCTCGTCTCACCTGGCTTCCAACCGGAATATCCTGCCCCTGCGCATCATGCAGAATCACGCTTGCCACCCGTTCCTGCTCCATCGGGAAATCGACCAGATAACCGCTGTGACGACGAATAGCCACCCGCCTCTCGGTCTCTTTCAGCCGGGTATCGGCAGGCAGATTCAGGGTATCAATACTGTAGCTCGCCGGATAATAGGCCGACACGCCGCTCACCAGCAGATAACCATTGTTATTGGTTTTGCCGACCGGCTGGTTCTCATAGCTAACGGGAACATCCGGGTGGCCATCAGTACTGATCACCACGAACGCATCATTGATTTTGTTGGCGGCAAACAACTCGCCGTCCATCAGCACAAGGGAGCCCATCGCCTCGCCCCACCAGGTCATCATGTCCTGTTCGCCGTATCCCCCGCCCTGCAATTCAATATTATTGTTGCGCCAGCCCAGCGTTCCCTGCTGATAGTTATTCGCCCGCGACTGGTTGGCCCACGCCATATTCCAGCTAAACCCACCGTCGGAAGGCATGGAATGGTTGTAGTTGATGCGCTGTGTGCTGCCTGCATCCGGGGTATTTTCAAAGGTGACGGCGGTGCTGTCACGTTCGCCCAGCGGAACCTGTAGCGAGAGTGCGACCGTCCAGTCCCCCCGCTGCTGGTCGCAGCTGGCCGCCAGATAGATACTGCTGGCACCCCACAGATTGCGGCTCCAGGAGAGATTCAGCAGCTCCGTTTTCTGGTTATCAAAACTCTCAACACCGATCCAGGCCGCGCCAATATTGCCGTACTGCCCGAGGTTAAAGGTCAGCGAATACTGGTCAGTATTGCGGCTAAAACTGGCAATCGGACGGTTGTTTTCATCATAGACCGTCGGCTGGTCATACAGTGCCAGGTTGCCAAAGCCGCGACCTCGCCGGCTATGCTGGGTGGCAAGGTTAAACTCACTGGTGCTGTACTGATAACCCCAGTTGATTTGCCCGCCATCGTCCCCACGCATCTGACTGCGGGTATATGACGTATTCACCACACCAAAACGTCCGAGCTTCACCACCGTTCCCGCCCCGCCCAGCGCCAGCTCTTGCGCGCCTTCTGCGTGTCCTTCCAGCGTCAGCCAGTCTGTAAGGCCATAGCGATACGATCCGCTGCCTGCCGCCGGACCGTAGTCGAAACTTTTGATTCCATAATTACGCCGCAGGCTCCCGAGCGTCACCGCGCCGTCACTCAGCCCTTCTTTGAGCACATCACTGGTGACATAAAACGGCAGCGTCGTGCTGACCTGTCGACCCAGCGCATCGGTGGTCACCAGCACGGCATCCCCGGCGCCGTTGATATAGGGCAGGTTCGTCAGGGTGAATGGCCCGGGCTGGAGCTGAGTCGAGCCCGAACGATAGCCGTTGATAAACAGATCGACGGAGGTGGGCACGGCCGCTTCCCCCGAGAACTCCG encodes:
- the cheR gene encoding protein-glutamate O-methyltransferase CheR; amino-acid sequence: MTSPMPSGQTSLLLQMTQRLALSDAHFRRICQLIYQRAGIVLADHKRDMVYNRLVRRLRTLGLDDFGRYLSMLEANQNSAEWQAFINSLTTNLTAFFREGHHFPVLADHARRRSGEYRVWSAAASTGEEPYSLAITLGMAPGRWKVFASDIDTEVLEKARNGVYRQDELKTLSPQQLQRYFMRGTGPHEGLVRVRQELANCVEFTSVNLLDKQYNVPGPFDAIFCRNVMIYFDKTTQQDILRRFVPLLKPDGLLFAGHSENFSNLVREFSLRGQTVYALSKEKA
- a CDS encoding fimbria/pilus outer membrane usher protein; translated protein: MAVDARQLKPAMIILLCISTSTWAEPGDDSLPPPPQAQAINGEAVFQLALVLNHYDTGLVVPVTQRDGAYFISSADLLRAGLPPEHVPNGDVNLSTLSQVRVEYDSTAQRLLLTVPRDWVSSRITPFSGLAAQSKPHYGRGALLNYDLYTNHTDHIGGQASLWHEFRYFNENGSFSSTGYARQNFSGDNGQQEGYVRYDTTLLMTNEDDATTWTAGDVISDALSWSSSVRMGGISYGRDFSLRPDLVTWPLPEFSGEAAVPTSVDLFINGYRSGSTQLQPGPFTLTNLPYINGAGDAVLVTTDALGRQVSTTLPFYVTSDVLKEGLSDGAVTLGSLRRNYGIKSFDYGPAAGSGSYRYGLTDWLTLEGHAEGAQELALGGAGTVVKLGRFGVVNTSYTRSQMRGDDGGQINWGYQYSTSEFNLATQHSRRGRGFGNLALYDQPTVYDENNRPIASFSRNTDQYSLTFNLGQYGNIGAAWIGVESFDNQKTELLNLSWSRNLWGASSIYLAASCDQQRGDWTVALSLQVPLGERDSTAVTFENTPDAGSTQRINYNHSMPSDGGFSWNMAWANQSRANNYQQGTLGWRNNNIELQGGGYGEQDMMTWWGEAMGSLVLMDGELFAANKINDAFVVISTDGHPDVPVSYENQPVGKTNNNGYLLVSGVSAYYPASYSIDTLNLPADTRLKETERRVAIRRHSGYLVDFPMEQERVASVILHDAQGQDIPVGSQVRRASRSNAVVGYDGIAWLENLSDVNPLDITTPEGKHCTATLTIGANPDHKLQTYGPLVCRERP
- a CDS encoding chemotaxis response regulator protein-glutamate methylesterase, whose protein sequence is MSKIRVLSVDDSALMRQIMTEIINSHSDMEMVATAPDPLVARDLIKKYNPDVLTLDVEMPRMDGIDFLEKLMRLRPMPVVMVSSLTGKGSEITLRALELGAVDFVTKPQLGIREGMLAYSEMIAEKIRTASRAKLAAHTPTAVPATLKAGPLLSSEKLLVIGASTGGTEAIRHVLQPLPLSSPGILITQHMPPGFTRSFAERLNKLCQISVKEAEDGERVLPGHAYIAPGDKHMELARSGANYQIKIHDGPPVNRHRPSVDVLFHSVAKHAGRNAVGVILTGMGNDGAAGMLAMHQAGAWTIAQNEASCVVFGMPREAINMGGVSEVVDLSQVSQQMLAKISAGQAIRI
- the tar gene encoding methyl-accepting chemotaxis protein II — its product is MLNRIRVVTMLMMVLVIFALLQLISGGLFFSSLKNNQDSFAASNDLRLQQSELTSTWDLMLQTRINLSRSSARMMMDPNNQQSTAKTDLLKNARATLADAAKHYDAFKKIAPQPAMEQVSSNIDEKYTAYFAGLTELIQFLESGNMDAYFAQPTQGMQNALGAALGEYAKASSDLYHTSFTESQNDYRFAKWQMAVLALALVIVLVGVWYGIRHILLNPLGRVIAHIREIASGDLTKTLTVSGRNEITELANTVDHMQRSLIDTVTNVRQGSDAIYTGTSEIAMGNNDLSSRTEQQASALEETAASMEELTATVKQNADNARQASQLAESASDTAQRGGRVVDGVVKTMHEIADSSKKIADIISVIDGIAFQTNILALNAAVEAARAGEQGRGFAVVAGEVRNLASRSANAAKEIKALIEDSVSRVDTGSVLVESAGETMNDIVNAVTRVTDIMGEIASASDEQSRGIDQVALAVSEMDRVTQQNAALVQESATAAAALEDQASRLKMAVSAFRLASKTTNTAITRAMHSGSATAPAAARTRTVTTGQDENWETF
- the tap gene encoding methyl-accepting chemotaxis protein IV, with translation MLNRIRISTTLFLILILCGVLQVGSNGLSFWAFRDGYQNLQEVEASNQQRSALAQTRAVLLQASTALNKAGTLTALSYPPDDIKALMATARDSLKQADAQFKAFTSQEAVSEKGKTLKVTMKKNFEQWHSDLDHQATWLENNQLSDFMTAPVQESQAAFDGSFNAWQQDINQFVERAEADSRTSYHMSGVIFTVVVILAALLTGGALFWSRRMIVQPLAIISSHFDSIAKGNLARPVAVYGKNEISAIFASLKAMQGSLRETVTDVRQGSYAMHTGISEIAAGNNDLSSRTEQQAASLAQTAASMEQLTATVSQNADNARQASDLSKQAAQTAKKGGDQATHVASTMHEIAASSQKIGDIISVIDGIAFQTNILALNAAVEAARAGEQGRGFAVVAGEVRNLASRSANAAKEIKVLIEESVSRVEQGSALVDTAAKTMTEIVTSVTRVNDIMGEIASASDEQRRGIEQVAQAVSQMDQVTQQNASLVEEAAAATDQLANQADHLTGLVAVFNVNEHVEAVTEVGRSQAVPVGT
- a CDS encoding spore coat U domain-containing protein, producing MKRLLLVIMLLFSGGSVAVCTISTVNAAFGSVGSFSLSGTGEVETTGTLVVSCDAILNLLTNDSVTLSYTSASVSGNSRATMKRTDNATITDVIPTRLCGLSGCASNSEVQISKTYTWSGNTLLGLLGSKQYNIPLYFRTVAGQNVTAGPYQVLLTFSINYNVCSVGVLGLCTTPQTGTATTSLLLNMTVTNDCSAMTTPDVNFNSAPLVQNFPTISQAIAVTCTKGSTYTIGINDGANALNNVRRMVSGSNYMSYDIYKEATTSRWGGSGTERWASSASSQLSTDGLLRTYNYTAKVLTNQTTPPAGTYSDTLIVDVAF